TGGATTGCGCGGCTTGTTCCCGCTCTTGTCCACAGGCGGCCCGCTGGGGGCAATGGTGTGTATCGATGTGGAATGTCTCTAGTCCGGAGCGAAGAGGCTTTCGAAATCAATCCATTGCCGGATCCGCACCCTGTGGACGGTTTTCCGCCCGACGATCCACCCCATCGGGACAGGCCGGTTCTCCCCGCACCCGCCGGAGGATTGTGCACGAGTGGACAAGTCGGGCGCTTTGCCCGATAAGATAGCGTCTTGACGGCCGATCCGGCCCCGGAGCCCCTTCTTGTGCCGGATTCGCCGTCAGGAACAGAAGCGGACTATCCACAGCCTCCTCCCCATGCGCCTGCTCCTCGCCTCTGCCTCGGAAACGCGGCTCGCGCTCCTTCGGGCCGCGGGGCTGGAGGTCGAGGCCATCCCTGCGCGTGTGGATGAGGAGGGCATCCGCGCCGCGCTCGAGGCCGAGGGCGCCTCGCCGCTCGACGTGGCCGATGCGCTGGCCGAGATGAAGGCGCGGAAGCTTGCCGAGCGGAACCGCGACGCGCTGGTGATCGGCTGCGACCAGGTGCTCGCCTTCCGGCGCGAGGTCTGGGGCAAGGCACGCGACACCGCCGAGCTGCGCGCGCAGCTCCTGCGGTTGCGGGGGCAGACGCACCGGCTGATCTCGGCCGTGGTGCTCTTCGAGGCGAACCGGCCGGTCTGGCGTCACGCGGGCGAGGTGCGGCTCACGATGCGCGAGTTTTCCGACGACTGGCTCGACGGCTACATCGCGCGCAACTGGGGGGCCGTCCGCCATTCCGTCGGCGGCTATCATCTGGAGGGCGAGGGCGTCCGGCTGTTCTCGGCCGTCGAGGGCGACTATTTCACCGTGCTCGGCCTGCCCCTCCTGCCGCTGTTGAATTATCTGGCTCAAAGAGGCTTCATCCCGACATGACGGAACTCACGCGCATCCCGCTCGCGGGGGTGATCGGATCGCCCATCGCCCACAGCCGCTCGCCGGCGCTGCATGGCTACTGGCTGAGGCGCTACGGGCTGAAGGGTTTCTACATTCCGATGGAGGTGGCGCAGGCCGACCTGCGCGACGCGCTGGCGATGCTGCCACGGCTGGGCTTTGTGGGGTGCAACGTCACCATTCCGCACAAGGAGTCGGTGATCGGTCTGGCCGACATCGTCACCGACCGCGCCGCCCTGATTGGCGCTGCCAACACGCTGATCTTCCGCAAGGATGGCAAGATCCATGCCGACAACACCGACGGCGCGGGCTTCATCGCCAACCTGCGCCAGAACGCGCCGGACTGGGTGCCGCAGGCGGGGCCGGCGGTGGTCTGGGGGGCGGGAGGCGCGTGCCGCGCGGTGATCGCCGCGCTCATCGAGGTCGGCGTCCCCGAGATCCGGCTGGCCAACCGCAGCCGCGCACGGGCCGATGCCCTGCGGTCGGATTTCGGCGCGAAGATCACCGTCCACGACTGGGTTCAGGCCGGCAACATCCTGGAGGATGCGATGACGGTGGTGAACACCACCTCGCTCGGCATGGTCGGAAAGCCGGACTTCCGCGTGCCGCTCGATGCGCTGAACCCGAAGGCCGTGGTGACGGATCTGGTCTACACGCCGCTGAAGACCCGGCTGCTGATCGAGGCGGAGCAGGCCGGCTGCAGGGTGGTCGACGGCTTGGGCATGCTTCTGCATCAGGCGGCGCCAGGGTTCGAGCGCTGGTTCGGCGTCCGTCCCGAGGTGGACGACGCGACCCGCGCCGCCGTGCTTCAACCATGAGACCGTTCCGGCTGGGCCTGACCGGCTCGATCGGCATGGGCAAGTCGACCACGGCCGGCTTCTTTGCCGAAGCCGGGGTGCCGGTCTGGGATGCCGATGCCGCCGTGCATCGCCTCTATGCCCGCGGCGGGGCGCTCGTCGCGCCCGTCGCAGCCCTTTGCCCGGCCGCCGTGGCGGATGGTGCCGTGGATCGCGCGGCCCTGCGCGGCTGGATCTCGGCCGATCCGGCGGCGCTCGCGCGGCTGGAAGCCGTGGTTCATCCCGCCGTGGCCGAGGATCGCGCCGCCTTCGTCGCGGCGGCGGCCTCGGACATCGTGGTGCTCGACATCCCGTTGCTGTTCGAGACGGGCCATGAAAGCGAGATGGACGCCACGCTTCTCGTCACCGCGCCCCCTGCCCTGCAGCGTGCCCGGGTCCTTTCCCGCGGCACCATGACCGAGGCGCAGTTCGAGGCGATCCTTGCCCGCCAACTGCCCGACCGCGAGAAACGGGCGCGCGCCACCCACATCATCGAGACGCTGGGGCTGGAGGCCGCCCGCGCCGGCGTCCTCGCCCTTGTCGCCTATATCCGGGAGCACGCCGATGCGTGAGATCGTCCTCGACACGGAAACCACTGGCTTCGAGCCCTCGGAGGGCCACCGGATCGTCGAGATCGGCGCGGTGGAGCTTCTGAACCACATGCCGACGCGGCGGACGTTCCACAAGTATATCAACCCGCAGCGGCCGATGCCGATGGAGGCCTTCGAGGTGCATGGCCTTGGCGACGACTTCCTGCGCGACAAGCCGCTGTTCGCGCAGATCGCGCGGGAGTTTCTGGATTTCGTCGGCGATGCGCGGCTGGTGATCCACAACGCCGCCTTCGACATGAAATTCCTGAACTTCGAACTGACCCGTGCGTCCTTTCCCACCCTGCCCTTCGACCGCGCGCTGGATACGCTCGCGCTGGCGCGGCAGAAGTTTCCCGGCGCGCCGGCCACGCTCGACGCGCTCTGCCGGCGGTTCGGCGTCGACAACTCGGCGCGCGAGAAGCACGGCGCGCTGCTCGACAGCGAGATCCTGGCCGAGGTCTATCTGGAATTGATCGGCGGGCGGCAGCCGGACTTCGGCCTTGCCACGACGGCCGACGCCCGGTCCGGCAATGCCGAGGGCGAGTGGCGCCCGCGCCCCCGACCCAATCCGCTGCCGCCGCGCATCACGGAAGCCGAGGCCGCCGCCCATGCCGCCTTCGTGGCGAAGCTGGGCGACGGCGCGATCTGGCTCAAGCGGGTCTGATCAGTTGACCGCTTGCTGCGCCGCCTTCTGCGCCTCGGCGCGGCGGGCAAGTTCCATGCGGTAGAGCGCGAGGAAATCGACCGTATCGACGTTCAGCGGCGGGAAGCCGCCGTCGCGCGTCACGTCCGAGATGATCCGGCGCACGAAGGGGAACAGCAGCCGCGGGCATTCGATCAGCAGGAACGGATGCATCTGATCTTCCGGCACGTTCTCGATGTGGAAGATCCCGCCATAGTCCAGTTCCAGCAGGAACAGCATCTCGCCATTGGACTTGTTCTTCGAGGTCACCTTGAACTTCGTGATCACCTCGAACTGGTGCTCGGTCGTGCGCTTGCGCGCGTCGAGGCTTACCTGAACCTGGATGTCGGGCTGCACGTCGCCGCCCTGCAGGCCCTTCTGGGCCACCATGTTCTCGAACGACAGGTCCCGCACGTATTGCGCAAGCACCTGCATCCGGATCTGTGGGGCCTCGGCGGGCGCTCCGTTGGCATCGGTCATCGTGTCACTCCCTGGGTCACGGGCCATTCCGGGCCGGTTTAGCAGGTCGCAACCCGCGCCTCAATGCCGCGTCCAGCCGGACCGTCCCGGCGGGTTGAGCGAATCGCGCGGCTCCGGATCGATCTCGTAATACTCGGCCTCGATCGGCCGGTCGTCGGCGACCGGGCCGCGCCACGTCGTCGCGTGCACCTGGACGTTCCGTCCCAGCCGCCGGATCAGCGCGCGGCGCAGCGGCGGGATCAGCAGCAGAAGGCCCAGCGTGTCGGTCAGGAACCCCGGCAGGATCAGCAGCAGCGCCGCGACCGAGACCACCGCCCCGTCCGCCAGCAGGACCAGCGGGTCGAGGCGTCGGGACATCTGCAGCGCGGACTGCATCTCGACCCCCTGCCGGCGCAGCAGGTAAACCCCGAGCGCGGCCGTGCCGAAGATCACCAGCATCGTTGCCAGAAGCCCGATCGCGCCGCCGATGGTGACGAACAGGGCGATCTCCACGATCGGCAGGGCGAACAGAACCGCGACTGGCCACATGGCGAGCCTCCTTTTGCAACGCGACTTATCCGGCGGGGCGGTAGACTTGCGCCGGCCCCTCCCCTACATAGGAAGGAACCGTTATGCTTACCAACCCCGATATGACGCGGGTCCTCCGCCACGACGCCCCCGACCGAGGTTAAAAATGAGTTCGTCCCTGATCCAACTGCTGGTGCTGGCCGGGATCGCCGTTTTCCTGATCATCAAGCTGAAGAGTGTGCTTGGCACGCGCGAGGGCTTTGAAAAGCCACCCGTTCCCCTCGAGGATCCCCGCCCGCGTCCGCGGCGAGAGTTCGAGGTGATCGAGGGCGGGCCGGACCGAGACATCATCGATCACGTGGCGGATGGCAGTCCGCCAGCCAAGGCGCTTGCCGCCATGAAGATGGCCGAGCCCGGCTTTTCGGTCAGCGAATTCCTTCAGGGCGCGCGCGGCGCTTATGAAATGATCGTGATGGCCTTCGAGAAGGGCGAGCTTGACCAGATCCGGCCGTTCCTGTCGCCTGAGGTCTACGAGAGCTTCGAGGCGGCCGTTCAAGCCCGCGAGGCCGAGGGTCTGAGCGTCGAGGCCAATTTCGTCGGCCTGCGCGAGATCGACATCCACGACGCTACCTTCGAGCGCGAGGGGCGGATCGGCCAGATCGCCGTCCGCTTCGTGGGCGAACTGACCTCCGTGGTGCGCGACCGTGCCGGGCAAATCGTCGAGGGCAGCCCGACCGAGGTGAAGCGCCAGCGCGACATCTGGACGTTCGAGCGGCGCATGGGGTCGACCGACCCGAACTGGCAACTCGTCGCCACCGGGGAGTGATGCGTGCGCTCCTTCGCGCGCTGGCGGTCTGTGCCGTGACGGTGGCGGCCGGCGGTGCGCCTGCGCAGGTTCTCGATTTCGAGGCGCTGGACGGCTGGACCGACGATGATCACCTCGAGGCACTGGCGGTCTTCCGCCAGACCTGCGACCTGCTGAAGGACCCGGAGTGGAAGCCGCTCTGCAAGGTCGCAGCCGAGGCGGATGGCAGTCCCGAGGCGGCACGCGAGTTCTTCGAGATCTTCTTCAAGCCCGTGCAGGTGGGCGATCCCCCCGCGCTGTTTACCGGCTATTACGAGCCGGAACTGGAAGGCTCGCCCTTCCGCACCCCGCGCTTCGCCTGGCCGATCTATGCCCGCCCGCCCGAGCTTCCGGACGGGACGCCGTGGCTGACCCGGTCAGAGATCGACTCGGGCCTTCTTTCAGGGCGCGGGCTCGAGATCGCCTGGCTCGATGATCCGGTCGAGGTCTTCTTCCTGCAGGTGCAGGGATCGGGGCGGATCCGGATGCCCGACGGGCGCGTGCTGCGCGTGGGCTATGCCGGCAAGAACGGCCATCCCTACGTCAGCGTGGGCAAGGAGATGGTCCGGCGGGGACTGCTGCGGCTTGAGGAAGCCTCGGCCCAGGCGATCCGCGCCTGGGTCCGGATGAACCCCGCGCAGGGGCAGGCGCTGTTGAGCCTGAACCCCTCCTACGTGTTCTTCCGCAAGCTGCCCTCGCTTGCCGCCGACAAGGGGCCGATCGGCGCCATGGGCCGCTCGATCACCACGCTCCGCAGCATCGCCGTCGATCCGCTCTTCACCCCGCTCGGCGCGCCCGTCTGGGTCGAGAAGGATGGCTACCGCCCGCTGCGGCGGCTGTTCGTCGCGCAGGATACCGGCGGGGCGATCAAGGGGATGCAGCGCGCCGACATCTTCTATGGCACTGGCCACCGTGCCGGCGAGGTCGCGGGCGAGGTGAAGGACGGAGGCCGGATGATGGTGCTGCTGCCCATCGATCTCGCCTTCGCGACGCTGCCCGAAAACTGAGCCATGGCCCGCCGCCGCACCTTGCGCCCCGAGGAGGAGGAGCTGTGGCAGGCGGTCGCCCGCACGGCCCAGCCGCTCCATCCCGGCCGGGTGCGGAGCCATCTTCCGAAGGACGACCCTGCGCCGCAACCGCCGGAGCCGCGCCCGCCCGCCCATCCCCCGTTTCCTCATTTCAACTTGGGCGAGAAGGTCCGCCACTCGCCGGGGCACGACCTAGCGCCCACGATGCGCGACCATCTGGCGGCGCAGCCACTGCGGATGGATGCGAAGAACTACGCCCGCATGGCGCGCGGCAAGCTGGCGCCCGAGGCGCGGATCGACCTGCACGGCATGACGCTGACCGAGGCGCATCCCGAACTGATCCGCTTCGTGCTGAACGCCCATGCGGACGGCCTGCGCCTCGTGCTGGTCATCACCGGCAAGGGCAGCCGGCGGACCGAGGATCACGGGCCGATCCCGCAACGGCAGGGCGTGCTGCGCCATCAGGTGCCGCACTGGCTGCGCCTGCCGCCGCTGGGCTCGGTGGTGCTTCAGGTCGCGGTGGCCCATCTGAAGCATGGCGGCGAGGGCGCCTATTACGTCTATCTGCGACGCAGCCGCTAGGCGCCATTCGCGCTTCGCGAACGGTCAACCCCAGATCGCCGGGTCCGCGAACTCGACCGAATTGCCCGCCGGGTCGCGGACATAGATCGAGCGCGCGCCGCTCGGCCAGTGGAAATCGGCCTCGATCGTCACGCCCGCCTCTTCCATCCGGTGCTTCCACAGGTCAATGGCCTCGGGCGGCACCGCGAAGCAGTAATGCCCTGGCCCGAGTGTTCCATGCGGCGGAACCGGGAGGGCGAGATTGCCCGGGGGTTTCACGGTCTCCTCGGGATTGAAGATCAGAAGCACGCCCTCGCCCACGCGGAAGAAGATGTGCCGGTTGCCGGCGCGCGCCACCACCGGCAGGCCGATCAGCCCGCCATAGAACGCTTCGGCCGCGTCGATGTCGCCGGCATAGAGCGCGGTTTCCAGCGTGCCAAGGATCGGGGGATGGGTCATGCGACGTCTCCTCTGGTTGGGGGCGAAGTGACGCTTTGCCGGCGGATCAGTTCGACCGGCAGCAGGTCCGAGGGCCCGGAGAGGCTGCGCGCGTCGATCATCGCGGCCAGCATCTCGGCCGCCCGCCGCCCGATCAGCTGGCGCGGCTGGCGGATCGTGGTCAGCGCCGGGGTCAGGTGCGCCACGACCTCGATGTCGTCGAAGCCCACCACCGAGACCTCGGCCGGCACCGATACGCCCGCGTGCTGAAGCGCGCCGATGAAGCCGCAGGCCATTTCGTCCGAGGCGCAGAACACCGCCGTCGGTCGGTCCTTCAGGCCGAGCCAAGCCATCGCCGCAGCCGAACCCGAGGCCAGCCCGAAATCGCCGCGGAAGATCCAGTCCTCGCGCATCGGCAGGCCGAGGTCGGCCATCGCGCCGCGCATCCCCATGAGTCGGCTCTCGGTCAGAACGTTGCCGGCCGGCCCCGTGACATGACCGATGGTCCGGTGCCCCATCCCGTAGAGGTGCCGGATGGCGATCGCCGCCCCTTCGGCATTGTCGACCCGGACCGAGGGCAGGCTGTCGTCCATCCACTCGCAGGCCAGCAGCACCGGAGGCCGTTGCCGCCCCGCCAGCGCCGCCGCCGGCAGCGTGCCGTCGAAGACCACCAGCCCGTCGGCGATCCCGCTCTCCAGATAGTAGGCGAGCCGCCCTTCCGGGTCGGTGTGCGTGTCGGCGATCAGAAGGCCGTAGCCGGCGGGCGTCAGGATCGACGCCAGCCCCGATAGGATCTCGGAAAAGAACGGGTTGGCGAGGTTCGGCACCAGGGCAAGGATGCTGCCGGTCCGCCTTCGCCGCAGGTTGCGCGCCATGTGGTTCGCGACATATCCGGTCTGCCGCACCGCCTGCAGCACCATCTCGCGCGTCGCCTCGGCCACGCGATCCGGATGCGAGAGGGTCCGGCTCACGGTCGCGGTGGACACGCCCGAGATCCGCGCAACATCCTGTATCGTCGCCGTTTTCTGCCGCATCCCACGCCCTTCTTGCGTGCATCCTGCGCCGCAGGAGAATCGTTGTAAACGATTGTTGCGTGCCTATAGTGGAACTGCAAACGATTACATCAAGGACGCACAACAAGCGGTCGCAGGTGGAAGGATTTGCCCCGGTGGCGACCGGAGGGAGGGAAGGCGCGTGAGGACGATCAAGGGACCTGCGCTGTTTCTGGCGCAGTTCGCGGGCGACGCTGCGCCCTTCAACTCGTGGAAATCGATCACCCGGTGGGCTGCCGATTGCGGCTATGTGGGTGTCCAGGTGCCGACCTGGGACGCGCGCCTGTTCGACCTCGACCGCGCGGCGGAGTCGAAGGACTGGTGCGACACCTTCAAGGGCGAGGCCGCCGAGGCCGGCATCGAGGTAACGGAACTCGCCAGCCACCTTCACGGCCAGCTTGTCGCCGCCCACCCGGCCTATGACGCGATGCTCGACGGCTTTGCCGATCCAAGCGTCCGCGGAAATCCCCCGGCCCGGCAGGAATGGGCGGTGGACCGGGTGCTGAAGGGGCTGACCGCGTCGAGGAACCTCGGCCTCAAGGCGATGGCGACCTTTTCGGGTGCGCTCGCCTGGCCCTATCTCTATCCCTTTCCGCAGCGGCCCGCGGGACTTGTAGAAACCGCCTTCGAGGAACTGGCGAAGCGCTGGCGGCCGATCCTCGACCATGCCGAGGACTGCGGCGTGGACCTATGCTACGAGATCCACCCCGGCGAGGACCTGCACGACGGGATCACCTACGAGATGTTCCTTGAGCGTGTGAGCAACCACCCGCGCGCCTGCATGCTCTACGATCCCTCGCACTATGTGCTTCAGGCGCTCGACTACCTCGACCATATCGACATCTACGGCAGCCGCATCCGCATGTTCCATGTGAAGGACGCCGAACTGAACCCGACGGGCCGTCAGGGCGTCTATGGCGGCTACCAGAGCTGGGTGAACCGGGCGGGCCGCTTCCGCAGCCTTGGCGACGGGCAGGTGGATTTCGGCGCGATCTTCTCGAAGCTGACCGCGCTCGACTTCGACGGCTGGGCGGTGGTCGAGTGGGAATGCGCGTTGAAGCATCCCGAGGATGGCGCCCGCGAGGGGGCGGAGTTCGTGCGGAACCACATCATCCGCGTGACCCCCAATGCCTTCGACGATTTCGCCGGTGCCGGCACCGACGAGGCTGCCAACCGCGCGATGCTGGGGCTGTCGAGATGAGCCGCTTTGCAGGACGCGAGGGGCCGATCCGCCTCGGCATGGTGGGGGGCGGCAGCGGCGCCTTCATCGGGGCGGTCCACCGGATCGCGGCAAGGCTGGACGGCAAGTTCCAGCTGGTCGCTGGCGCGCTCTCCTCCACCCCGGAACGGGCGCGGGACAGCGCCGCCGCGCTGGGTCTTCAGCGCAGCTACGACAGCTTCATCGACATGGCAAAGGCCGAGGCGCGGCGGAAGGACGGGATCGAGGCGGTGGCGATCGTAACGCCGAACCACATGCACGGCCCCGTCGCACGCGAGTTCCTGAAGCGCGGCATCCACGTCATCTGCGACAAGCCCCTGACGGCGACGCTCGCCGAGGCGAAGCGGCTGCAGCAGGCGGCCGAGCGGGCCGAGGCGCTGTTCATCCTCACCCACAACTATACGGGCTACCCGATGGTCCGGCAGGCCCGGGCCATGGTGCAGGCGGGCGACCTCGGGGCGCTGCGGGTGGTGCAGGTGGAGTATCCGCAGGGCTGGATGGCCACGCCCGTCGCGAACAAGCAGGCCGAGTGGCGCAACGACCCGGCCCGCAGCGGCGCCGGCGGCGCGACGGGAGACATCGGCACCCACGCCTACAACCTCGTCCGCTTCGTCACCGGCCTCAAGGTGGAGGCGCTGGCGGCAGACCTCTCGGCCTTCGTCGAGGGGCGGCAGAACGACGACAACGCCCATGTCCTGCTGCGCTTCGAGGGTGGGGCGCGCGGCACGCTCTGGTGCAGCCAGGTGGCCGTGGGGCACGAGAACTCGCTTCGCCTGCGCGCCTACGGGGAAAAGTGCGCGCTGGAATGGGCGCAGGAGAACCCGACGGAGCTGTGGTTCACGCCGCTGGGCGAGCCGAAGCGTCTCATCACCCGGATGGGCGCCGGGGCGGGACCGGAGGCGGCACGAGTCAGCCGCACCCCCTCGGGCCATCCCGAAGGCTTCCTCGAGGCCTTCGCCAACATCTATTCCGAGGCCGCCGCCGCGATCCTCGCCCACCGCGAGGGCAAGCCGGCACCAGAGGGCGTGATCTTCCCGACGCTTGCCGACGGGATGGAGGGGATGGCCTTCATCGACGCCTGCATCCGCTCCTCGCGGCGCAACGCTGCCTGGGTCACGCCATGACGGCGCCCGTGCTGGCGATCCGGGGCGTCTCGCGCCTGTTCGGGCCGGTGCAGGTGCTGTTCGACGTCGATTTCGACCTTCGCTCCGGCGAGGTCCATGCCCTGATCGGCGAGAACGGGGCCGGCAAGTCCACCACGATGAAGATCCTTGCCGGCTATCTGGAACCCTCGGCTGGCGAGGTGCTGCTGGATGGCGCGCCCGTCCACTTCCCGTCCTCGCGCGCGGCCGAGGCGGCGGGGATCGTGATGATCCACCAGGAATTCAATCTCGCCGCCCAGCTGACGGTCGAGGAGAACATCTTCCTCGGCCGCGAGGTGAAGCGCGGGCCCTTTCTCGACCACCGCGCGATGCAAGACGAGAGCCGGCGGCTGCTGGAACGGCTGCACTGCTCCATCGACCCGCGCCAGAGGGTCTCTGCGCTGTCGGTGCCGAACCGGCAGATGGTCGAGATTGCCAAGGCGCTCGGGCTGAACGCCCGCGTCCTCATCATGGACGAGCCGACGGCCGTGCTGACCCACCGCGAGACGGACACGCTGCTGGAGCAGGTCGACCGGCTGCGCGCCGCCGGGACCGCGATCCTCTATACCTCGCACAAGCTGGACGAGGTGGCGCGGATCGCCGACCGCGTGACCGTCCTGCGCGACGGGCGGCGTGTGCTGACCGCGCCTGCCGAGGAGCTGAGCCAGGACCGCATGGCCGAGGCGATGGTGGGCCGGACGCTCTCGGGCCTCTATCCCGCCAAGGTCGCGCCCTCGGCCGAAATCGTGCTGGAGGTGAAGTCGCTCGCCGTCCCCGGCTTCGTCCGCGACGCCTCGTTCACGCTCCGACGCGGCGAGGTGCTGGGCTTTGCCGGGCTCGTCGGCTCGGGCCGCACCGAGTTGATGGAGGGGATCGTGGGCCTGCGCGATGCCACGGGCGAGGTGCGGGTCAAGGGCCGCACCCTGCCCCATCGCTCGGTCACGGCGGCGCGCGAGGCAGGGCTGGTCTACCTGACCGAGGATCGCAAGGAAAAGGGCCTGCTGCTCGGCAAACCGCTGGCCGAGAACCTGACCCTTCTGGCGTTGGGCCGCTTCACCCGCGGGCTGATCGACAAGGCAGCGGAAGAGCGCGCGCTGGACCAAGCGATCACCGAGTTCGACATCCGCGTCGGCGACCGCCGCATCTCGGCGGGCAGCCTGTCGGGCGGCAACCAGCAGAAGCTTCTGCTGGCGAAGACCATGCTGGCCGAGCCCGACATCGTCATCATCGACGAGCCGACCCGCGGGATCGACGTCGGCACCAAGCAGCAGATCTACGGTTTCATCGCCAACCTCGCCGCCAGCGGCAAGAGCGTGATCGTCGTCTCGTCCGAACTGCCCGAGGTGATCGGCCTTGCCTCGCGTGTCGTGGTGATGAGCGCCGGCCGCATCGCCGGCGAGGTCGAGGGCGAGGCCCTGACCGAAGAAACCATCGTCCGCCTCGCCATGGGGCTCGACCACCGGAAGGCCAGTGCATGACCGCCGTCACCGTTCCCCGCCCCCGCTTCCAGCTTTACGTCCTCGGGCCGCTGCTGGCGCTGTTCGTGCTGATCGCGCTTGGCGCCTGGCTGAACCCGAATTTTCTGAGCTACGGCAACGTCACCAACGTGCTGG
This portion of the Rhodobacter sp. CZR27 genome encodes:
- a CDS encoding nucleoside triphosphate pyrophosphatase codes for the protein MRLLLASASETRLALLRAAGLEVEAIPARVDEEGIRAALEAEGASPLDVADALAEMKARKLAERNRDALVIGCDQVLAFRREVWGKARDTAELRAQLLRLRGQTHRLISAVVLFEANRPVWRHAGEVRLTMREFSDDWLDGYIARNWGAVRHSVGGYHLEGEGVRLFSAVEGDYFTVLGLPLLPLLNYLAQRGFIPT
- a CDS encoding shikimate dehydrogenase, with the protein product MTELTRIPLAGVIGSPIAHSRSPALHGYWLRRYGLKGFYIPMEVAQADLRDALAMLPRLGFVGCNVTIPHKESVIGLADIVTDRAALIGAANTLIFRKDGKIHADNTDGAGFIANLRQNAPDWVPQAGPAVVWGAGGACRAVIAALIEVGVPEIRLANRSRARADALRSDFGAKITVHDWVQAGNILEDAMTVVNTTSLGMVGKPDFRVPLDALNPKAVVTDLVYTPLKTRLLIEAEQAGCRVVDGLGMLLHQAAPGFERWFGVRPEVDDATRAAVLQP
- the coaE gene encoding dephospho-CoA kinase (Dephospho-CoA kinase (CoaE) performs the final step in coenzyme A biosynthesis.), which produces MRPFRLGLTGSIGMGKSTTAGFFAEAGVPVWDADAAVHRLYARGGALVAPVAALCPAAVADGAVDRAALRGWISADPAALARLEAVVHPAVAEDRAAFVAAAASDIVVLDIPLLFETGHESEMDATLLVTAPPALQRARVLSRGTMTEAQFEAILARQLPDREKRARATHIIETLGLEAARAGVLALVAYIREHADA
- the dnaQ gene encoding DNA polymerase III subunit epsilon, with the protein product MREIVLDTETTGFEPSEGHRIVEIGAVELLNHMPTRRTFHKYINPQRPMPMEAFEVHGLGDDFLRDKPLFAQIAREFLDFVGDARLVIHNAAFDMKFLNFELTRASFPTLPFDRALDTLALARQKFPGAPATLDALCRRFGVDNSAREKHGALLDSEILAEVYLELIGGRQPDFGLATTADARSGNAEGEWRPRPRPNPLPPRITEAEAAAHAAFVAKLGDGAIWLKRV
- the secB gene encoding protein-export chaperone SecB, translating into MTDANGAPAEAPQIRMQVLAQYVRDLSFENMVAQKGLQGGDVQPDIQVQVSLDARKRTTEHQFEVITKFKVTSKNKSNGEMLFLLELDYGGIFHIENVPEDQMHPFLLIECPRLLFPFVRRIISDVTRDGGFPPLNVDTVDFLALYRMELARRAEAQKAAQQAVN
- a CDS encoding FxsA family protein is translated as MWPVAVLFALPIVEIALFVTIGGAIGLLATMLVIFGTAALGVYLLRRQGVEMQSALQMSRRLDPLVLLADGAVVSVAALLLILPGFLTDTLGLLLLIPPLRRALIRRLGRNVQVHATTWRGPVADDRPIEAEYYEIDPEPRDSLNPPGRSGWTRH
- a CDS encoding Tim44/TimA family putative adaptor protein, with amino-acid sequence MSSSLIQLLVLAGIAVFLIIKLKSVLGTREGFEKPPVPLEDPRPRPRREFEVIEGGPDRDIIDHVADGSPPAKALAAMKMAEPGFSVSEFLQGARGAYEMIVMAFEKGELDQIRPFLSPEVYESFEAAVQAREAEGLSVEANFVGLREIDIHDATFEREGRIGQIAVRFVGELTSVVRDRAGQIVEGSPTEVKRQRDIWTFERRMGSTDPNWQLVATGE
- a CDS encoding murein transglycosylase A; translation: MRALLRALAVCAVTVAAGGAPAQVLDFEALDGWTDDDHLEALAVFRQTCDLLKDPEWKPLCKVAAEADGSPEAAREFFEIFFKPVQVGDPPALFTGYYEPELEGSPFRTPRFAWPIYARPPELPDGTPWLTRSEIDSGLLSGRGLEIAWLDDPVEVFFLQVQGSGRIRMPDGRVLRVGYAGKNGHPYVSVGKEMVRRGLLRLEEASAQAIRAWVRMNPAQGQALLSLNPSYVFFRKLPSLAADKGPIGAMGRSITTLRSIAVDPLFTPLGAPVWVEKDGYRPLRRLFVAQDTGGAIKGMQRADIFYGTGHRAGEVAGEVKDGGRMMVLLPIDLAFATLPEN
- a CDS encoding Smr/MutS family protein; the encoded protein is MARRRTLRPEEEELWQAVARTAQPLHPGRVRSHLPKDDPAPQPPEPRPPAHPPFPHFNLGEKVRHSPGHDLAPTMRDHLAAQPLRMDAKNYARMARGKLAPEARIDLHGMTLTEAHPELIRFVLNAHADGLRLVLVITGKGSRRTEDHGPIPQRQGVLRHQVPHWLRLPPLGSVVLQVAVAHLKHGGEGAYYVYLRRSR
- a CDS encoding VOC family protein, with product MTHPPILGTLETALYAGDIDAAEAFYGGLIGLPVVARAGNRHIFFRVGEGVLLIFNPEETVKPPGNLALPVPPHGTLGPGHYCFAVPPEAIDLWKHRMEEAGVTIEADFHWPSGARSIYVRDPAGNSVEFADPAIWG
- a CDS encoding LacI family DNA-binding transcriptional regulator; the encoded protein is MRQKTATIQDVARISGVSTATVSRTLSHPDRVAEATREMVLQAVRQTGYVANHMARNLRRRRTGSILALVPNLANPFFSEILSGLASILTPAGYGLLIADTHTDPEGRLAYYLESGIADGLVVFDGTLPAAALAGRQRPPVLLACEWMDDSLPSVRVDNAEGAAIAIRHLYGMGHRTIGHVTGPAGNVLTESRLMGMRGAMADLGLPMREDWIFRGDFGLASGSAAAMAWLGLKDRPTAVFCASDEMACGFIGALQHAGVSVPAEVSVVGFDDIEVVAHLTPALTTIRQPRQLIGRRAAEMLAAMIDARSLSGPSDLLPVELIRRQSVTSPPTRGDVA
- a CDS encoding sugar phosphate isomerase/epimerase — protein: MRTIKGPALFLAQFAGDAAPFNSWKSITRWAADCGYVGVQVPTWDARLFDLDRAAESKDWCDTFKGEAAEAGIEVTELASHLHGQLVAAHPAYDAMLDGFADPSVRGNPPARQEWAVDRVLKGLTASRNLGLKAMATFSGALAWPYLYPFPQRPAGLVETAFEELAKRWRPILDHAEDCGVDLCYEIHPGEDLHDGITYEMFLERVSNHPRACMLYDPSHYVLQALDYLDHIDIYGSRIRMFHVKDAELNPTGRQGVYGGYQSWVNRAGRFRSLGDGQVDFGAIFSKLTALDFDGWAVVEWECALKHPEDGAREGAEFVRNHIIRVTPNAFDDFAGAGTDEAANRAMLGLSR
- a CDS encoding Gfo/Idh/MocA family protein yields the protein MSRFAGREGPIRLGMVGGGSGAFIGAVHRIAARLDGKFQLVAGALSSTPERARDSAAALGLQRSYDSFIDMAKAEARRKDGIEAVAIVTPNHMHGPVAREFLKRGIHVICDKPLTATLAEAKRLQQAAERAEALFILTHNYTGYPMVRQARAMVQAGDLGALRVVQVEYPQGWMATPVANKQAEWRNDPARSGAGGATGDIGTHAYNLVRFVTGLKVEALAADLSAFVEGRQNDDNAHVLLRFEGGARGTLWCSQVAVGHENSLRLRAYGEKCALEWAQENPTELWFTPLGEPKRLITRMGAGAGPEAARVSRTPSGHPEGFLEAFANIYSEAAAAILAHREGKPAPEGVIFPTLADGMEGMAFIDACIRSSRRNAAWVTP